In a single window of the Nicotiana tomentosiformis chromosome 8, ASM39032v3, whole genome shotgun sequence genome:
- the LOC117273961 gene encoding uncharacterized protein: protein MNQGQGNAGRGQARVFVFTRQDDQASNAVVRGILSVCSFDALALIDPGSTHSYVSLYFALRFSRKHELLNDPFIVATPIGESLLAEYVYRACQFRVEARDTLADLIVLDMVDFDILMGMDWLSSCYSIVDFHAKIVKFEIPNEPSFILRGSQVPEICKVESFMKAQRLLKKGCLGLLSIVNDTRKETVSIENVPVVRECYDVFPEDLPGLPPVREIDFGIDLPPDTQPISIPPYHMAQVELKKLK from the coding sequence ATGAATCAAGGACAAGGAAATGCTGGTAGAGGTCAGGCGAGAGTTTTTGTATTTACTAGACAGGATGACCAGGCCTCAAATGCAGTGGTTAGAGGTATTCTTTCTGTCTGTTCATTTGATGCACTTGCGttgattgatccgggatctactcacTCCTATGTGTCATTGTACTTTGCTTTGAGGTTTAGTAGAAAACATGAGCTATTGAATGATCCTTTTATAGTTGCTACACCTATTGGGGAGTCTCTATTAGCTGAATATGTGTATCGTGCTTGTCAGTTTCGGGTTGAGGCTAGAGATACTCTAGCTGACCTTATTGTACTTGATATGGTTGACTTTGACATactaatgggaatggattggctatCTTCTTGCTATTCTATTGTCGATTTTCATGCAAAGATAGTTAAGTTTGAGATACCAAACGAACCCAGTTTTATTCTAAGAGGGAGTCAGGTTCCAGAGATTTGCAAAGTTGAATcctttatgaaggctcaacgacTTCTGAAGAAAGGTTGCTTGGGTCTCTTATCTATTGTAAATGATACAAGAAAGGAAACAGTTAGTATAGAAAATGTACCAGTAGTGAGAGAATGTTATGATGTATTTCCTGAGGATTTACCAGGATTGCCTCCAGTACGAGAaatagattttggtattgatttgccaCCTGACACACAACCAATATCAATACCCCCATATCATATGGCACAAGTAGAGTTGAAGAAGCTAAAATAA